A stretch of the Arvicanthis niloticus isolate mArvNil1 chromosome 30, mArvNil1.pat.X, whole genome shotgun sequence genome encodes the following:
- the LOC143440796 gene encoding olfactory receptor 6Z7-like, with product METSHELTNMTRVHQFVLLGFPTRLEIRDALFVIFLTLYLLTLLENTLIIYLICSHSELHKPMYFFLGNLSCLEMCYVSVTMPTLLVGLWTGPYHISFVTCMTQLFFFVSLICTECTLLASMAYDRYVAICRPLHYPLLMRPQICLGLALSSWLGGLLVSAIKTKCIASLTYCGPNILNQFFCDVSPLLNLSCTHVALTELVDFISAIVIFCGTLLVALASYSAIGMAVLRMPSAAARRKAFSTCASHLVVVGIFYSAALFIYCRPSRIKSMDLNKVLSVIYTVVTPLCNPIIYCLRNKEVHAVLRKTLHWP from the coding sequence ATGGAGACATCACATGAGTTGACCAACATGACCAGAGTCCATCAATTTGTGCTGTTAGGTTTTCCTACAAGGCTGGAGATAAGAGATGCCCTGTTTGTCATCTTCCTGACTCTCTACCTGCTGACCCTTCTGGAGAACACACTCATCATCTACCTCATCTGCAGTCACAGCGAGCTCCACaaacccatgtacttcttcctgggCAACCTCAGCTGCCTGGAGATGTGCTATGTGTCAGTCACCATGCCCACCCTACTCGTGGGGCTGTGGACAGGGCCCTACCACATTTCTTTTGTAACTTGCATGACTCAactcttcttctttgtctctctcatctGCACAGAATGCACCCTCCTGGCATCCATGGcttatgaccgctatgtggccatctgccgCCCACTGCATTACCCACTGCTCATGAGGCCACAGATCTGCCTGGGCTTAGCCTTGTCTTCTTGGCTGGGTGGGCTGCTGGTCTCTGCAATAAAGACCAAATGCATTGCAAGCCTGACCTACTGTGGCCCCAATATCCTCAACCAGTTCTTCTGTGATGTCTCCCCTCTGCTCAACTTGTCCTGTACCCATGTGGCCCTCACAGAGCTGGTAGACTTCATCTCAGCCATTGTCATCTTCTGTGGAACACTTCTGGTAGCCCTGGCCTCCTATTCAGCCATTGGGATGGCTGTACTCCGCATGCCATCAGCCGCTGCCCGGCGCAAGGCCTTCTCCACCTGTGCCTCCCATCTGGTAGTGGTGGGAATCTTCTACTCAGCAGCTCTCTTCATCTATTGCCGCCCCAGCCGCATCAAATCCATGGACCTCAATAAGGTGCTGTCTGTCATCTACACGGTGGTCACGCCTCTCTGTAACCCCATCATCTACTGTCTGAGGAACAAGGAGGTCCACGCTGTGCTGAGGAAGACTCTGCATTGGCCCTGA
- the LOC143440794 gene encoding olfactory receptor 6Z7 isoform X1: protein MERSLEMTTRHMERSPELANMTRVQQFILLGLSTRLDMRNALFVVFLTLYLLTLLENTLIIYLICSHSELHKPMYFFLGNLSCLEMCYVSVTMPSLLMGLWNGLYYIPFIACMTQLFFFIVLVGTECILLASMAYDRYVAICRPLHYPVLMRPQVCLGLAMTSWLGGLLVSMVKTTCIATLSYCGPNVINHFFCDVSPLLNLSCTHVTLTELVDFISAIVILWGCFLTTMASYVAIGRAVLLMPSTTARYKAFSTCASHLVVVGIFYSVTIFIYARPKRIEAMDLNKVLSVIYTVVTPMCNPVIYCLRNKEVQVALHRTMHWS, encoded by the exons ATGGAGAGATCCCTGGAGATGACCACTAGACAT ATGGAGAGGTCCCCAGAGTTGGCCAACATGACCAGAGTTCAACAGTTCATCTTGCTGGGATTGTCAACTAGGTTGGACATGAGGAATGCCCTGTTTGTCGTCTTCCTGACTCTCTACCTGCTGACCCTTCTGGAGAACACACTCATCATCTACCTCATCTGCAGTCACAGTGAGCTCCACaaacccatgtacttcttcctgggCAACCTCAGCTGCCTGGAGATGTGCTATGTGTCAGTCACCATGCCAAGCCTGCTCATGGGGCTGTGGAATGGACTCTACTATATTCCCTTCATAGCTTGTATGACCCAACTCTTCTTCTTTATTGTCCTTGTGGGCACAGAGTGCATCCTTCTGGCATCCATGGCTtatgatcgctatgtggccatctgccgCCCACTACACTACCCAGTACTCATGAGGCCCCAGGTCTGCCTGGGCTTGGCTATGACTTCATGGCTAGGTGGGTTACTAGTCTCTATGGTCAAGACCACATGCATTGCCACCCTATCCTACTGTGGCCCCAATGTCATCAACCATTTCTTCTGTGATGTCTCCCCATTACTCAACCTGTCATGTACCCATGTCACCCTCACAGAACTGGTAGACTTCATCTCAGCTATTGTCATCCTTTGGGGTTGCTTCCTCACGACTATGGCCTCCTATGTGGCTATTGGCAGGGCAGTTCTGCTCATGCCTTCTACCACTGCCCGCTACAAGGCCTTCTCTACATGTGCCTCCCACCTGGTCGTGGTGGGCATCTTCTATTCAGTCACTATCTTCATCTATGCCCGCCCCAAACGCATAGAAGCCATGGATCTCAACAAAGTGCTCTCTGTCATCTATACAGTGGTCACCCCCATGTGCAACCCAGTCATCTACTGTCTACGGAACAAGGAAGTCCAAGTAGCTCTCCACAGAACCATGCACTGGTCCTGA
- the LOC143440794 gene encoding olfactory receptor 6Z7 isoform X2, producing MERSPELANMTRVQQFILLGLSTRLDMRNALFVVFLTLYLLTLLENTLIIYLICSHSELHKPMYFFLGNLSCLEMCYVSVTMPSLLMGLWNGLYYIPFIACMTQLFFFIVLVGTECILLASMAYDRYVAICRPLHYPVLMRPQVCLGLAMTSWLGGLLVSMVKTTCIATLSYCGPNVINHFFCDVSPLLNLSCTHVTLTELVDFISAIVILWGCFLTTMASYVAIGRAVLLMPSTTARYKAFSTCASHLVVVGIFYSVTIFIYARPKRIEAMDLNKVLSVIYTVVTPMCNPVIYCLRNKEVQVALHRTMHWS from the coding sequence ATGGAGAGGTCCCCAGAGTTGGCCAACATGACCAGAGTTCAACAGTTCATCTTGCTGGGATTGTCAACTAGGTTGGACATGAGGAATGCCCTGTTTGTCGTCTTCCTGACTCTCTACCTGCTGACCCTTCTGGAGAACACACTCATCATCTACCTCATCTGCAGTCACAGTGAGCTCCACaaacccatgtacttcttcctgggCAACCTCAGCTGCCTGGAGATGTGCTATGTGTCAGTCACCATGCCAAGCCTGCTCATGGGGCTGTGGAATGGACTCTACTATATTCCCTTCATAGCTTGTATGACCCAACTCTTCTTCTTTATTGTCCTTGTGGGCACAGAGTGCATCCTTCTGGCATCCATGGCTtatgatcgctatgtggccatctgccgCCCACTACACTACCCAGTACTCATGAGGCCCCAGGTCTGCCTGGGCTTGGCTATGACTTCATGGCTAGGTGGGTTACTAGTCTCTATGGTCAAGACCACATGCATTGCCACCCTATCCTACTGTGGCCCCAATGTCATCAACCATTTCTTCTGTGATGTCTCCCCATTACTCAACCTGTCATGTACCCATGTCACCCTCACAGAACTGGTAGACTTCATCTCAGCTATTGTCATCCTTTGGGGTTGCTTCCTCACGACTATGGCCTCCTATGTGGCTATTGGCAGGGCAGTTCTGCTCATGCCTTCTACCACTGCCCGCTACAAGGCCTTCTCTACATGTGCCTCCCACCTGGTCGTGGTGGGCATCTTCTATTCAGTCACTATCTTCATCTATGCCCGCCCCAAACGCATAGAAGCCATGGATCTCAACAAAGTGCTCTCTGTCATCTATACAGTGGTCACCCCCATGTGCAACCCAGTCATCTACTGTCTACGGAACAAGGAAGTCCAAGTAGCTCTCCACAGAACCATGCACTGGTCCTGA
- the LOC143440793 gene encoding olfactory receptor 6Z7-like translates to MATHNHSKLKLQLQMERSLQLANWSVDQDFILLGLSATKEVRDGLFAIFLTVYLLVLLENMLVIYLICSHRELLHKPMYFFLGNLSCLEMCYVSVTMPTLFLGLRSSPYHVPFSFCMAQLFFFISLIGTKCTLLASMAYDRYVAICRPLHYSLIMRPQVCWGLALSSWVGGLLVSVIKTTCIASLSYCGPHVLNHFFCDISPLLNLSCTHVALTELIDFISAIVIFCGSLLIALASYLAISRVLIQMPSAAASHKALSTCVSHLLVMGLFYSVVLFMYSRPSHVKSTDLNKMLSVIYTVATPMCSPIIYCLRNREVHEVLKRTPCLC, encoded by the exons atggcaactcacaaccattcCAAGCTCAAGCTCCAGCTCCAG ATGGAGAGATCTCTACAACTGGCCAATTGGTCTGTTGACCAGGATTTTATCCTGCTGGGTTTGTCTGCCACTAAAGAAGTCAGGGATGGCCTGTTTGCCATCTTCCTGACAGTCTACCTGTTGGTCCTCTTAGAGAATATGTTAGTCATCTACCTCATCTGCAGTCACCGTGAGTTGCTCCACaaacccatgtacttcttcctgggCAACCTCAGCTGTCTGGAGATGTGCTATGTGTCAGTCACCATGCCCACCCTATTCCTAGGCCTGAGGTCCAGCCCTTACCATGTGCCTTTCTCATTCTGTATGGCTCAActgtttttcttcatctctctcattGGTACCAAGTGCACCCTGCTGGCCtccatggcctatgaccgctatgtggccatttgCCGTCCGCTGCACTACTCACTGATCATGAGGCCCCAGGTCTGTTGGGGATTGGCCTTGTCTTCCTGGGTGGGTGGACTGTTGGTTTCTGTGATCAAGACCACATGCATTGCCAGTCTGTCCTATTGTGGCCCCCATGTTCTGAACCACTTCTTCTGTGATATCTCCCCACTGCTTAACTTGTCCTGCACCCATGTAGCTCTCACAGAGCTGATCGACTTTATCTCAGCCATCGTCATCTTCTGTGGGTCATTGCTCATTGCTCTGGCCTCTTATTTGGCCATCAGCAGGGTGCTGATCCAAATGCCTTCAGCAGCTGCAAGCCACAAAGCCCTTTCCACATGTGTTTCCCACCTCCTTGTAATGGGTCTTTTTTACTCTGTGGTCCTCTTTATGTATTCCAGGCCCAGTCATGTCAAATCCACAGACCTCAACAAGATGCTGTCAGTCATCTACACAGTGGCCACGCCCATGTGTAGCCCAATCATCTACTGCTTGAGAAATAGGGAGGTCCATGAAGTATTGAAGAGAACTCCCTGTCTGTGCTGA
- the LOC143440798 gene encoding olfactory receptor 6Z7-like — METSLELDNVTRVQEFVLLGLSTRLGIRDALFVIFLTLYLLTLLENTLIIYLICSHSELHKPMYFFLGNLSCLEMCYVSVTMPTLLVGLWTGPCHVPFTGCMTQLFFFISLICTECTLLASMAYDRYVAICRPLHYPLLMRPQVCLGLALSSWLGGLLVSVIKTACIASLFYCGPNVLNHFFCDVSPLLNLSCTHVALTELVDFISAIVILWGSLLVAMASYVAIGRTVLGMPSAAARHKAFSTCASHLVVVGIFYSATIFIYARPSRIEAMDLNKVLSVIYTVVTPMCNPIIYCLRNREVQSAFHRTMHWSSV; from the coding sequence ATGGAGACATCACTTGAGTTGGACAATGTGACCAGAGTCCAAGAGTTTGTCCTATTGGGCTTGTCCACAAGGCTGGGAATAAGAGATGCCCTGTTTGTCATCTTCCTGACTCTTTACCTGCTGACCCTTCTGGAGAACACACTCATTATCTACCTCATCTGCAGTCACAGCGAGCTCCACaaacccatgtacttcttcctgggCAACCTCAGCTGCCTGGAGATGTGCTATGTGTCAGTCACCATGCCCACCCTACTCGTGGGGCTGTGGACAGGGCCCTGCCATGTTCCATTCACAGGCTGCATGACCcagcttttcttcttcatctctctcaTCTGCACAGAATGCACCCTCCTGGCCTCTATGGcttatgaccgctatgtggccatctgccgCCCACTGCACTACCCACTGCTCATGAGACCACAGGTCTGCCTGGGCTTAGCCTTGTCTTCATGGCTGGGTGGGCTGCTGGTCTCAGTGATCAAAACAGCATGCATTGCAAGCCTGTTCTACTGTGGCCCCAATGTCCTCAACCACTTCTTCTGTGATGTCTCTCCCCTTCTTAACTTGTCCTGCACCCATGTGGCCCTCACAGAGCTGGTAGACTTCATCTCAGCCATTGTCATCCTCTGGGGTTCACTCCTTGTGGCCATGGCCTCCTATGTGGCCATTGGTAGGACAGTTCTAGGCATGCCATCAGCTGCTGCCCGCCACAAAGCCTTCTCCACCTGTGCCTCCCACTTGGTCGTAGTGGGCATCTTCTATTCAGCCACTATCTTCATCTATGCTCGACCCAGCCGCATAGAAGCCATGGACCTCAACAAGGTGTTGTCTGTCATCTACACAGTGGTCACCCCCATGTGCAACCCCATCATCTACTGTCTCAGGAACAGAGAGGTGCAATCAGCTTTCCACAGAACCATGCACTGGTCCTCAGTTTGA